One Streptomyces sp. RPA4-2 genomic window carries:
- a CDS encoding zinc-binding dehydrogenase, producing the protein MMLIINSSWKESAMRAIAYDQHGEAGQVLRLSEQPAPAAPAAGQVQVRVLSRPIHPGDLAGVEGLAGGPRQRFATPRIPGVEGMGVIETVGEGVQDLRPGQRVAFFPVPGAWSELVTAPTDRVVPVPEDLSDETAALMLVNPLTLLSLLGAVEDAQHGQAGPVVQTAAGSSVGKLVSAAALKHGIPLVNLVRSATGAQTLRQRFPGLPTISTADADWRTQVQDATGGRGAQVVLDAVGGSMTGELAGLLTDGGTLITYGGLGSGSTPLESLALTPRALTVRGTSIFHWMAARTPEERAEDVAFATRLATTAPELFEVAAGYDLADFAKAIDHVRRPGKNGTVLLTSPAP; encoded by the coding sequence ATGATGCTCATCATTAATAGTTCGTGGAAGGAGAGCGCCATGCGCGCCATCGCCTACGACCAGCACGGCGAAGCCGGGCAGGTACTACGCCTGAGCGAGCAGCCGGCCCCTGCTGCGCCCGCGGCCGGGCAGGTGCAGGTGCGGGTGCTGTCCCGGCCGATCCACCCCGGCGACCTGGCGGGAGTGGAGGGCCTTGCGGGTGGGCCGCGGCAGCGGTTCGCCACGCCACGGATTCCCGGCGTGGAGGGAATGGGCGTCATCGAGACCGTCGGCGAGGGTGTGCAGGACCTGCGGCCCGGTCAGCGGGTGGCGTTCTTCCCCGTGCCGGGCGCGTGGAGCGAACTCGTCACGGCGCCGACCGATCGTGTGGTGCCGGTACCCGAGGACCTCAGCGACGAGACCGCGGCTTTGATGCTGGTCAACCCGCTGACCCTGCTCTCCTTGCTGGGGGCGGTCGAGGACGCCCAGCACGGCCAGGCCGGTCCGGTGGTGCAGACGGCCGCCGGTTCGTCGGTGGGAAAGCTGGTCAGCGCCGCAGCACTCAAGCACGGCATCCCGCTGGTCAACCTGGTACGCAGCGCCACGGGGGCGCAGACCTTGCGGCAACGCTTCCCCGGACTGCCGACCATCTCGACGGCCGACGCGGACTGGCGCACTCAGGTCCAGGACGCGACCGGCGGCCGGGGTGCCCAGGTCGTACTGGACGCGGTGGGCGGATCCATGACCGGTGAGCTGGCCGGACTGCTCACCGACGGCGGCACGCTGATCACCTACGGAGGACTCGGTTCCGGCAGCACGCCGCTGGAGTCGCTCGCGCTGACCCCGCGGGCCCTGACCGTGCGGGGCACGTCCATCTTCCACTGGATGGCCGCCCGCACGCCCGAGGAACGGGCCGAGGACGTCGCCTTCGCCACCCGTCTGGCCACGACCGCCCCGGAACTCTTCGAGGTCGCCGCCGGCTACGACCTCGCCGACTTCGCGAAGGCCATCGACCATGTCCGCCGCCCCGGCAAGAACGGAACCGTCCTGCTCACCAGCCCCGCACCCTGA
- a CDS encoding NADPH-dependent F420 reductase has translation MNPTKGTAMKIGTLGAGTVAQAIARHAVAHGHQVVLSNSRGPASLAGLADELGPLAHAGTPQEAAAAELVVLAVGWPQIPDAVTGLPPFDGRIVIDATNQFASPPPPMKIADLGELTGSEHVASLLPGARVVKAFNTLYGQYIAADPRHRAGRQVLFLAGDDADAKTTVKDLTAAFGFAPVDLGSLREGGRLMQLGGPLSGLHALKQD, from the coding sequence CTGAACCCCACGAAGGGCACCGCCATGAAGATCGGAACCCTCGGCGCCGGAACCGTCGCCCAGGCCATCGCCCGCCACGCCGTGGCCCACGGCCACCAGGTCGTACTGAGCAACAGCCGCGGCCCCGCCTCCCTGGCCGGCCTCGCCGACGAACTCGGACCGCTCGCCCACGCCGGCACCCCGCAGGAAGCCGCCGCGGCGGAACTCGTCGTGCTCGCAGTCGGCTGGCCCCAGATCCCGGACGCGGTAACCGGCCTGCCACCCTTCGACGGGCGCATCGTCATCGACGCCACCAACCAGTTCGCCTCCCCGCCCCCGCCCATGAAGATCGCCGACCTGGGCGAGCTGACCGGCAGCGAACACGTCGCCTCACTGCTGCCCGGAGCCCGCGTCGTCAAGGCGTTCAACACCCTCTACGGCCAGTACATCGCCGCCGACCCGCGCCACCGGGCCGGACGCCAGGTGCTGTTCCTCGCCGGTGACGACGCCGACGCCAAGACCACCGTCAAGGACCTCACCGCCGCCTTCGGCTTCGCCCCCGTCGACCTCGGCTCCTTGCGCGAGGGCGGACGCCTCATGCAGCTCGGCGGCCCACTCTCCGGCCTCCACGCCCTCAAACAGGACTGA
- a CDS encoding alkene reductase, which yields MTTQPLLQPVRLGALELANSVVMAPMTRARAQNAELAPTDLHATYYAQRAGAGLIVTEGTWVNADGVGLIHVPGIYTDTQTAGWAKVTEAVHEAGGRIVSQFGHLGAASHPDHLGGRLPAGPSAINPGEKSFTPSGPKDTVTPRAYTAAEIAATIADYRQAAENARRAGFDGVEIHAQQSHLIPQFLNPRLNQRTDAYGGSSEKRAQFLLDILDAVSDVWGSDRVSVKMSPTWDNGGTFTADEETLADYDQLLKKLNDSNLAYLHLLGTPGTIEERIAVFSRYRAHYQGNIVANLGFTQALGNEILDHGIVNAVSFAEPFIANPDLVERFAQGHPLADADRDTYYAGQAEGYTDYPAFTAN from the coding sequence ATGACCACTCAGCCCCTGCTGCAGCCCGTCCGCCTCGGCGCCCTGGAGCTCGCCAACAGCGTCGTCATGGCCCCCATGACCCGCGCCCGCGCTCAGAACGCCGAGCTGGCCCCCACCGACCTGCACGCGACCTACTACGCGCAGCGCGCCGGCGCCGGCCTGATCGTCACCGAGGGAACCTGGGTCAACGCCGACGGGGTCGGTCTCATCCACGTGCCCGGCATCTACACCGACACGCAGACCGCCGGCTGGGCGAAGGTCACCGAAGCCGTCCACGAGGCCGGCGGGCGGATCGTCTCCCAGTTCGGCCACCTCGGCGCGGCCTCCCACCCCGACCACCTCGGCGGCCGCCTGCCCGCCGGACCCTCGGCCATCAACCCCGGCGAGAAGTCCTTCACCCCCTCCGGCCCGAAGGACACCGTCACCCCGCGCGCCTACACCGCCGCCGAGATCGCCGCCACCATCGCCGACTACCGCCAAGCGGCCGAGAACGCCCGCCGCGCCGGCTTCGACGGCGTGGAAATCCACGCCCAGCAGTCCCACTTGATCCCGCAGTTCCTCAACCCCCGTCTCAACCAGCGCACCGACGCCTACGGAGGCAGCAGCGAGAAGCGGGCCCAGTTCCTCCTCGACATCCTCGACGCCGTCAGTGACGTGTGGGGCAGCGACCGCGTCAGCGTGAAGATGTCCCCGACCTGGGACAACGGAGGCACGTTCACCGCGGACGAGGAGACACTCGCCGACTACGACCAGCTGCTCAAGAAGCTCAACGACAGCAACCTGGCCTACCTGCACCTCCTGGGCACCCCCGGCACCATCGAGGAGCGCATCGCCGTCTTCTCCCGCTACCGCGCCCACTACCAGGGCAACATCGTGGCCAACCTCGGCTTCACCCAGGCCCTCGGCAACGAGATCCTCGACCACGGGATCGTCAACGCGGTCTCCTTCGCCGAGCCCTTCATCGCCAACCCCGACCTGGTCGAGCGCTTCGCGCAGGGCCACCCGCTGGCCGACGCCGACCGGGACACCTACTACGCCGGTCAGGCCGAGGGCTACACCGACTACCCCGCCTTCACCGCCAACTGA
- a CDS encoding TetR/AcrR family transcriptional regulator, translated as MSHHHAPSLGESPAKPLRRDAQRNRDAIVAAARTAFSEQGLGASLEGVAREAGVAIGTLYRHFPTRLDLVETLFNAKYTELLIAAEEAAAMDDAWEGFCRYLEKLCQLQACDRAFNDLVSARLPLHVAGREMYERAKEICVQIMRNAQEQGVLRGDVTAQDIAFVIWSQAGIIRATRTVAPRAWRRHLHLMLDAFRTQGAHELPEPPLTSEQADQTLATLECNEEDCREQRA; from the coding sequence ATGAGCCACCACCACGCCCCGTCCCTGGGCGAGTCACCGGCGAAACCCCTGCGCCGTGACGCGCAGCGCAACAGGGACGCGATCGTGGCCGCCGCCCGCACCGCCTTCTCCGAACAGGGCCTCGGGGCGTCCCTGGAGGGCGTCGCCCGCGAGGCCGGCGTCGCGATCGGCACGCTCTACCGCCACTTCCCCACCCGGCTCGACCTGGTCGAGACACTCTTCAACGCGAAGTACACGGAACTGCTCATCGCCGCGGAGGAAGCCGCGGCCATGGACGACGCCTGGGAAGGGTTCTGCCGCTACCTGGAGAAACTCTGCCAGCTGCAGGCCTGCGACCGCGCCTTCAACGACCTGGTCTCGGCACGGCTGCCCCTTCACGTGGCCGGCCGCGAGATGTACGAACGCGCCAAGGAAATCTGCGTCCAGATCATGCGCAACGCCCAGGAACAGGGTGTCCTGCGCGGCGACGTCACCGCGCAGGACATCGCCTTCGTGATCTGGTCCCAGGCCGGGATCATCCGGGCCACCCGCACCGTCGCCCCCCGGGCCTGGCGCCGCCACCTCCACCTGATGCTCGACGCCTTCCGCACCCAGGGCGCCCACGAACTGCCCGAACCCCCTCTGACCAGCGAGCAGGCCGACCAGACCCTCGCCACGCTCGAGTGCAACGAAGAGGACTGCCGCGAGCAGCGGGCCTGA
- the tnpA gene encoding IS200/IS605 family transposase, with product MRRGRSVVHTLHAHLVFTPKYRRGPFTDEILRRCEEVMRDVCTDFGAELREFNGEPDHVHLLVHHPPKVAISRLVGSLKGVSARRLRQEFPGHIRTYLWGEHFWSPSYFAASCGGAPLAVIKEYIENQKHPG from the coding sequence ATCCGCAGGGGTCGTAGCGTCGTCCACACCCTCCATGCGCATTTGGTCTTCACCCCCAAATATCGGCGCGGACCATTCACCGACGAGATCCTTCGGCGCTGCGAAGAGGTCATGCGCGACGTGTGCACCGACTTCGGCGCGGAGCTGCGGGAGTTCAACGGCGAACCCGATCACGTCCACCTGCTCGTGCACCACCCGCCCAAGGTCGCCATCTCCCGGCTCGTAGGCTCCCTCAAGGGTGTCTCCGCCCGTCGCCTGCGGCAGGAGTTCCCCGGCCACATCCGCACGTATCTGTGGGGTGAGCACTTCTGGTCGCCGTCCTACTTCGCCGCCTCGTGCGGGGGCGCCCCGCTCGCCGTCATCAAGGAATACATCGAAAACCAGAAACATCCCGGCTGA
- a CDS encoding SpoIIE family protein phosphatase: MPSGDVLVLIDESGRVIEWGRPAADLFGWSAEEALGRQVATLMREAAAGGEGRGNFSDAAAVLVKPVLRGTSVVWQVLTAGDAMSGQDAAILKAVFTHSPVRLYVLDHQLRVVRMSTIAGERHDTSVRHLLGRHFTEACEFSDPEEEAAVAQRVLESGEPVVNRLVRRDKTPDRPTRRIYSVSYLRLEDSAGDVVGLVTSALDVTERENAQNRLTLLDTVRTQVGHLLNVMHVCSELVDAVVPAFAGIADVEVIEDVVRGEEPPSVPVHRDALLRRAAFRGRIAGPPVGVERSLPVGTPFSDILTDLRPSLMKIDEDSSWPAADPDRADVIRRAGAHSLIVAPLALRGHALGLVSFYRCRQEDPFEEEDVAVASAMCAHTALCIDNARQFMREWITAQTVQRRLLPHQPATHATAEISQLHLPDPEGGGAWSDTIALPGARTALIVGHVAGKGIAAAITMGLLRTAIHTLAALDLQPDELLARLSDTTARLAAARATLPPDPVNREPLTAGCVVAIYDPVDLTCTIARAGLPDPVAVFPDGTSASLSVPAGPPLAESGSAPFPAITVSLPEGTTLAMGTAALADEVLAPSGSLRPFLDGIGTRPLRDVCDDIAHTLTDNHRTGETLMLLARTKALPHDRVLTRDLPADPEAAPIARAAARRQLEAWDVDEETAFTTELIVSELVGNAVRYGAPPLQLRLIFERMLTCEVSDTATSSPQVKHARTVDETGRGLFIIASLADQWGTHYRTQGKTVWAEQPTGAATERRNDAADPA, translated from the coding sequence ATGCCCAGCGGTGACGTGCTCGTGCTCATTGATGAGAGTGGCCGGGTGATCGAGTGGGGGCGTCCGGCTGCGGATCTGTTCGGGTGGTCTGCCGAGGAGGCCCTTGGCCGGCAGGTGGCCACGCTGATGCGTGAGGCCGCTGCCGGCGGCGAAGGGCGCGGGAATTTCTCGGATGCGGCTGCGGTGCTGGTCAAGCCAGTACTGCGAGGTACGTCCGTGGTGTGGCAGGTCCTCACGGCTGGCGATGCCATGTCGGGGCAGGACGCGGCGATCTTGAAAGCTGTGTTCACCCATTCTCCCGTGAGACTGTACGTCCTCGACCATCAGCTGCGCGTGGTCCGCATGAGCACCATCGCCGGCGAACGGCATGACACGTCCGTGCGGCACCTGTTGGGCAGGCATTTCACCGAGGCGTGTGAATTCTCAGACCCTGAGGAAGAAGCCGCCGTGGCGCAAAGGGTCCTGGAGAGCGGGGAACCGGTGGTGAACCGGCTCGTCCGGCGCGACAAGACACCAGATCGGCCTACGCGCCGCATCTACTCCGTCTCCTACCTCCGCTTGGAGGACTCCGCCGGCGATGTAGTCGGCCTGGTGACATCGGCGCTCGACGTCACAGAACGGGAAAACGCACAGAATCGTCTGACTCTCCTGGACACGGTCCGCACGCAGGTGGGGCACCTGCTGAACGTGATGCACGTCTGTTCGGAACTGGTCGATGCGGTAGTACCTGCTTTCGCGGGCATCGCGGACGTCGAAGTGATCGAAGACGTCGTCCGGGGAGAGGAACCCCCTTCGGTACCGGTCCACCGGGACGCTCTCCTGCGCCGAGCAGCCTTCCGAGGCCGGATCGCGGGTCCCCCGGTCGGCGTCGAGCGCTCGTTGCCGGTCGGCACCCCCTTCTCGGACATCTTGACCGACCTGCGGCCGAGCCTTATGAAGATCGATGAGGACAGTTCGTGGCCGGCCGCCGACCCGGACCGAGCCGACGTCATCAGACGAGCCGGTGCCCATTCCCTGATCGTGGCTCCGCTGGCATTGCGCGGCCATGCCCTGGGCCTGGTCAGCTTCTACCGCTGCCGGCAGGAAGACCCCTTCGAAGAAGAGGACGTCGCAGTAGCGTCCGCCATGTGCGCGCACACCGCGCTCTGCATCGACAACGCCCGTCAGTTCATGCGCGAGTGGATCACCGCACAAACCGTCCAGCGCAGACTCCTTCCTCACCAGCCCGCCACACACGCCACGGCGGAGATCTCCCAACTGCACCTTCCCGACCCGGAGGGCGGCGGCGCCTGGTCCGACACGATCGCTCTGCCCGGTGCACGGACCGCGCTGATCGTCGGCCACGTGGCCGGAAAGGGCATCGCCGCAGCCATCACGATGGGACTCCTGCGAACGGCGATCCATACCCTCGCCGCTCTGGACCTGCAGCCCGACGAGCTACTGGCACGCCTCAGCGACACCACCGCCCGCCTGGCGGCGGCGCGGGCAACACTGCCCCCGGACCCGGTGAACCGCGAACCGCTCACCGCCGGATGTGTCGTTGCGATCTACGACCCCGTCGATCTCACCTGCACCATCGCCCGCGCCGGCCTCCCCGATCCGGTCGCCGTCTTTCCCGACGGCACCTCGGCCTCCCTGTCCGTTCCCGCAGGTCCACCACTCGCCGAATCGGGCAGCGCACCATTCCCCGCAATCACCGTCAGCCTCCCCGAAGGCACCACACTGGCCATGGGCACGGCCGCACTCGCCGACGAGGTCCTGGCGCCGTCCGGCTCACTGCGCCCGTTCCTGGACGGCATCGGCACCAGACCACTGCGAGACGTATGCGACGACATCGCACACACGCTCACCGACAACCACCGCACCGGCGAGACACTGATGCTGCTCGCCCGCACGAAAGCGCTGCCCCACGACCGCGTACTGACCCGCGACCTGCCCGCAGACCCCGAGGCCGCGCCGATCGCCCGCGCAGCAGCCCGCCGCCAGTTGGAGGCATGGGACGTGGACGAGGAAACGGCGTTCACCACCGAGCTCATCGTCAGCGAACTCGTAGGCAATGCCGTCCGCTACGGCGCTCCGCCCCTGCAGCTAAGGCTGATCTTCGAACGGATGCTGACCTGCGAGGTCAGCGACACCGCGACCAGCTCTCCGCAGGTGAAACACGCCCGCACCGTCGACGAGACGGGCCGGGGACTGTTCATCATCGCGAGCCTCGCGGACCAGTGGGGCACCCACTACCGAACCCAGGGGAAGACCGTCTGGGCAGAGCAACCGACAGGGGCGGCGACGGAGCGGCGAAACGATGCCGCGGACCCTGCATGA
- a CDS encoding AAA family ATPase → MTSANGRFIQQIRLDPGADDSRYPFSLPAVRQLACSGTLNLPPGVTFLVGENGSGKSTLIEAIAVAAGFNPEGGSRNFRFATRATESELGNHLILTWGIQKPRTDFFLRAESYYNVASEIERLNVAGGRPLLPAYGGVSPHERSHGESFLDLATHRFGPWGLYLLDEPEAALSVQSCLALLARMHELAAQGSQFLVATHSPVLLALPGATIMEISDEGGLEQVEFDQALPVRLTREFLGAPGRFLKNLLGTGETNGMQGSWH, encoded by the coding sequence ATGACGTCCGCAAACGGCAGGTTCATCCAGCAGATCCGGCTGGACCCGGGCGCCGACGACAGCCGGTACCCCTTCAGCCTTCCCGCTGTGAGGCAACTCGCCTGTTCAGGCACACTCAACCTGCCGCCGGGGGTCACGTTCCTGGTGGGTGAGAACGGCTCAGGCAAATCGACGCTGATCGAGGCGATCGCGGTGGCGGCGGGGTTCAATCCCGAGGGCGGTAGCCGCAACTTCCGGTTCGCCACCCGCGCCACCGAGTCCGAGCTGGGTAACCACCTGATCCTGACCTGGGGGATCCAGAAGCCTCGCACCGACTTCTTCCTGCGGGCGGAGTCCTACTACAACGTGGCCAGCGAGATCGAAAGGCTCAACGTAGCCGGAGGACGGCCACTGCTGCCGGCCTACGGCGGGGTCTCCCCGCATGAGCGCTCCCACGGAGAATCGTTCCTCGATCTGGCCACCCACCGTTTCGGACCCTGGGGACTGTATCTGCTGGACGAGCCGGAGGCCGCCCTCTCCGTCCAAAGCTGCCTTGCCCTCCTGGCCCGCATGCACGAACTTGCCGCACAGGGCAGCCAATTCCTCGTGGCCACACACTCACCGGTACTCCTCGCCCTCCCCGGCGCGACAATCATGGAGATCTCCGATGAAGGCGGGCTGGAGCAGGTCGAATTCGATCAGGCCCTCCCAGTGCGTCTGACACGCGAGTTCCTCGGAGCGCCGGGCAGGTTCCTGAAAAATCTTCTAGGGACCGGCGAGACCAACGGTATGCAGGGCAGTTGGCACTGA
- a CDS encoding WhiB family transcriptional regulator has protein sequence MTSAKTDWRENSACGSADADELFADSPRQKRAKMICMRCPVRTQCLAEALDERIEFGVWGGMTERERRVLLRRKPDVASWLFVLEAARDGVVSRVG, from the coding sequence ATGACGAGTGCGAAGACCGACTGGAGAGAGAACTCCGCGTGCGGCAGCGCCGATGCGGACGAGCTGTTCGCGGACAGTCCGCGCCAGAAGCGGGCCAAGATGATCTGCATGCGGTGTCCGGTGCGCACGCAGTGTCTGGCCGAGGCACTCGATGAACGTATCGAGTTCGGGGTGTGGGGCGGCATGACCGAGCGGGAGCGCAGAGTTCTGCTGCGGCGCAAGCCGGACGTCGCCTCGTGGCTCTTTGTACTGGAAGCAGCCCGGGACGGCGTGGTGTCCAGGGTCGGCTGA